A window of the Microtus pennsylvanicus isolate mMicPen1 chromosome 4, mMicPen1.hap1, whole genome shotgun sequence genome harbors these coding sequences:
- the LOC142848275 gene encoding putative olfactory receptor 2W6 yields MEKSNDSSEYGFILVGFSDRPRLEMVLFIVNFTLYSVAVLGNATIILVCILDPRLHTPMYFFLANLSFLDLCFSTSCIPQMLVNLWGPDKTISYAGCVVQLFSFLSAGGIECILLAVMAFDRYAAVCKPLHYMVIMHPQLCVRLVALAWGSGLINAIVMSPLTMTLSRCGRRRVNHFLCEMPALIKMACVDARAVEMLAFTFAILIVLLPLTLILVSYGYIAAAVLRIKSAAGRWKAFNTCSSHITVVSLFYGSIIYMYMQPGNSSSQDQGKFLTLFYNLVTPMLNPLIYTLRNKEVKGALKKVCGRH; encoded by the coding sequence ATGGAGAAGTCAAACGACAGCTCCGAGTATGGGTTCATCTTAGTGGGCTTCTCGGATCGCCCTCGCCTGGAGATGGTGCTCTTCATAGTAAATTTCACTCTGTACTCGGTGGCTGTGCTGGGAAACGCAACCATCATCCTTGTGTGTATATTGGACCCTCGGCttcacacccccatgtacttctttctGGCAAATCTCTCATTTCTGGATCTCTGCTTTAGTACCAGCTGCATCCCACAGATGCTAGTAAACCTCTGGGGCCCAGACAAGACCATCAGCTATGCTGGCTGCGTGGTCcaacttttctccttcctgtcgGCTGGGGGAATAGAGTGCATCCTACTGGCTGTCATGGCGTTCGACCGCTATGCTGCCGTTTGCAAACCTTTGCATTACATGGTCATTATGCACCCACAGCTGTGTGTGAGACTGGTGGCTCTGGCCTGGGGGAGTGGGCTCATCAACGCCATCGTCATGTCCCCACTAACAATGACCCTGTCCAGATGCGGCCGCCGCAGGGTCAACCATTTCCTTTGTGAAATGCCGGCTCTGATCAAGATGGCCTGTGTGGATGCTCGCGCCGTGGAAATGCTGGCTTTCACCTTCGCCATCCTCATTGTCCTGCTGCCCCTCACGCTGATTCTTGTCTCCTACGGCTACATAGCTGCCGCCGTGCTGAGGATCAAGTCGGCTGCAGGAAGATGGAAAGCTTTCAACACCTGTAGCTCCCACATCACCGTGGTGTCCCTGTTCTATGGAAGCATCATCTATATGTACATGCAGCCTGGGAATAGCTCTTCCCAGGACCAAGGGAAATTCCTCACTCTCTTCTATAACTTGGTGACTCCTATGCTGAATCCGCTCATCTATACTTTACGGAACAAGGAAGTGAAGGGGGCACTGAAGAAGGTTTGTGGGAGGCACTGA
- the LOC142848297 gene encoding olfactory receptor 2W3-like gives MINQSCQEQFILLGFSDRPRLESILFVFVLVFYLVTLVGNIVIILVSHLDPCLHTPMYFFLTNLSFLDLCFTTSSIPQLLFNLGGQDKTISYTGCAIQLFMFLGLGGTECVLLAVMAYDRFTAICKPLHYSVIMHSQLCWKLVSVAWSVGLLNSLVMSPVTMKLPRCGRCRVRHFLCEMPALIKIACVDTVAVESTVFILSVIIVLAPLALILVSYSYIALAVMRIKSASGRRKAFNTCGSHLTVVSLFYGNIIYMYMQPGHKASQDQGKFLTLFYNLVTPMLNPVIYTLRNKDVKGALKRLVTRK, from the coding sequence ATGATCAACCAGAGCTGCCAAGAACAGTTCATCCTGCTAGGCTTCTCAGACAGACCCAGGCTAGAATCCATCCTCTTCGTGTTTGTCCTCGTCTTCTACCTGGTGACTTTAGTGGGCAACATTGTCATTATCTTAGTGTCCCATCTGGATCCCTGCCTCCATAcccccatgtactttttcctcaCCAACTTGTCCTTCCTTGATCTCTGCTTCACCACCAGCTCCATCCCTCAGCTGCTCTTCAATTTAGGAGGCCAGGACAAGACCATCAGTTACACTGGCTGTGCGATCCAGCTGTTCATGTTTCTAGGCCTAGGAGGCACCGAGTGTGTTTTGCTGGCTGTCATGGCTTATGATCGCTTCACTGCAATCTGCAAGCCTCTTCACTACTCGGTCATCATGCATTCTCAGCTCTGCTGGAAGTTGGTATCTGTGGCCTGGAGTGTTGGACTCCTCAATTCCCTGGTCATGTCTCCTGTGACCATGAAGCTGCCACGCTGTGGCAGATGTCGGGTGAGGCACTTCTTGTGTGAGATGCCAGCTCTGATAAAAATCGCCTGTGTGGATACTGTGGCTGTGGAAAGCACTGTTTTCATCTTATCGGTGATAATAGTGCTGGCGCCCCTGGCTCTCATCCTCGTTTCTTACAGCTACATTGCTCTAGCGGTGATGAGGATCAAGTCGGCctcaggaaggaggaaggcttTCAACACATGTGGGTCCCACCTCACTGTAGTCTCCTTGTTTTATGGGAATATCATCTATATGTATATGCAACCAGGGCACAAAGCTTCTCAGGACCAAGGAAAATTTCTTACCCTCTTTTACAACTTGGTAACTCCCATGTTAAACCCCGTCATCTATACGCTGAGGAATAAGGATGTGAAGGGAGCACTGAAGAGACTCGTGACTAGGAAATAA